The following DNA comes from Halobacillus litoralis.
AGGAGGCAGTCTGGCTTTTGGTAAATGGGCAGTAGAACGCATCCGTACACGACGAGGGGCCCAACTCGTACCGTCTTTATTGGGGATAGTCATCTTCATCGACGACTATTTCAATGCTTTAGCTGTCGGTCAGGTTGCGAAACCAGTAACCGATCGCTATAAAGTATCCAGAGCCAAACTTGCTTATTATATTGATTCAACCTCAGCTCCTATTACAGTCATTTCACCCATATCAAGCTGGGGAGCATATATCATCGGGACCATAGGCAGTATATTGGCAGCCAACGAAATTACGAACTACCAAGCCTTCGAAGCATTTGTCCTAATGATACCAGCTAACTTATATGTCTTTGCGGCTTTATTACTTGTATTCATGACGATTTATTTCAGGCTGGATATCGGTCCGATGAGAACTCATGAGAAACGTGCTCTTGAAACAGGGGAATTGAATGACCCTGAAAAAGGAGATGTGCCAGGTGATTTGAATGATGAATTCAAAGAGCATGAAAATGGAAAAATCACACATTTGATTTGGCCAATCGTATCTTTGATTGTCGGAACTGTAGCTACAATGGTTATAACAGGAATCCGCAATTCGGAAGGTACCGCGGATATTCTCTCTATTTTCGCCAATACCAATGTAAACATTTCCTTGTTTACTGGTGGTTTAATAGCAGTCTTCATCGCTTTGGTCCTTTATATAGGGCAACCTCAGCCGAAGTCAAATGTCATCCGTGTCTTGGCTGAGGGTCTTAAAGCGATGCTGCCTGCCATTTATATTTTGATTTTCGCGTGGATGATTGGTGACATCATCAGCCAATTGCAAACAGGTGAGTATTTGGCTCAACAATTCAGTCAAGCAGATATTAATATAGCTTACCTGCCATTTATCATATTCCTGTTATCTGGATTTATGGCTCTGTCGACAGGGACATCTTGGGGTACATTCGGAATCATGCTGCCAATTGCGGGAGAAATCGCAGCAGTTACTGATCCGACGCTCATTCTGCCTGCACTGTCCGCCGTCCTCGCGGGTTCGGTATTTGGTGATCATTGTTCACCTATATCAGATACGACGATTCTATCCTCTACTGGAGCGGGAGCGAATCATATCGACCACGTTCTTACACAGCTTCCGTATGCGATAATTTGTGCGGTTGCAGCTTCAGTGGGATATATTATTTTAGGCCTTTCAGGACAGGTATGGATACCGTTATTGATTACATTGGTGATTGTAGCGGTTGTTGCATTGATCATTCACAAAATAAATCCAGCCACTACTTCAACAAGTAAATAGACAAAAAAGATAGAGGATGAAAAATCCTCTATCTTTTTTAAATCGAGCGGATAATAAAAAATTCAGCCGGTGCTTCATAAGCTGCTTTTCACCTCAAAGACCTGTCTCTTCAGGCCCTTCCTTAAAACATCACTCCACTTTT
Coding sequences within:
- a CDS encoding Na+/H+ antiporter NhaC family protein, translated to MEGTIFSLIPAILMLVLVLVTRKVILSLGIGIIVGAFMLTQMDIGSGIGLIWSIFASIFVSDGALNMGSIYLLAFLFLLGIMTAFMTASGGSLAFGKWAVERIRTRRGAQLVPSLLGIVIFIDDYFNALAVGQVAKPVTDRYKVSRAKLAYYIDSTSAPITVISPISSWGAYIIGTIGSILAANEITNYQAFEAFVLMIPANLYVFAALLLVFMTIYFRLDIGPMRTHEKRALETGELNDPEKGDVPGDLNDEFKEHENGKITHLIWPIVSLIVGTVATMVITGIRNSEGTADILSIFANTNVNISLFTGGLIAVFIALVLYIGQPQPKSNVIRVLAEGLKAMLPAIYILIFAWMIGDIISQLQTGEYLAQQFSQADINIAYLPFIIFLLSGFMALSTGTSWGTFGIMLPIAGEIAAVTDPTLILPALSAVLAGSVFGDHCSPISDTTILSSTGAGANHIDHVLTQLPYAIICAVAASVGYIILGLSGQVWIPLLITLVIVAVVALIIHKINPATTSTSK